The proteins below are encoded in one region of Ochotona princeps isolate mOchPri1 chromosome 24, mOchPri1.hap1, whole genome shotgun sequence:
- the ABHD11 gene encoding protein ABHD11 has protein sequence MLCMARAWTLPRGTLEPCRHVLSRLPVASLSGSGARPRPLPLSYNLLDGDAGRPAIVMLHGLLGSKTNFNSIAKALAQQTGRRVLTVDARNHGDSPHSPDLSYEAMSQDLQGLLPQLGLAPCVLIGHSMGGKTAMLLALQKPELVDRLVAVDISPVETTSVSEFRAYLAAMRAVDIPGQMPRSRARKLADEQLSPIVQDVAVRQFLLTNLVEVDGRFVWRVNLDALAQHLDKIMAFPSQQDPYPGQTLFLLGGNSQFVRPEHHAEIRRLFPRAQLQTVPHAGHWVHADRPQDFLAAIRGFLA, from the exons ATGCTCTGCATGGCCCGAGCGTGGACGCTCCCGCGTGGGACGCTCGAGCCCTGCAGACACGTCCTCTCGAGGTTGCCTGTGGCATCCCTCAGCGGCAGCGGCGCCCGGCCGAG GCCGCTGCCGCTGTCCTATAACCTGCTGGACGGGGACGCAGGGAGGCCGGCCATCGTCATGTTGCACGGGCTCTTGGGCAGCAAAACCAACTTCAACTCCATCGccaaggccttggcccagcagACGGGCCGAAGG GTACTGACAGTGGATGCACGGAACCATGGTGACAGCCCCCACAGCCCAGACCTGAGCTATGAGGCCATGAGCCAGGACCTGCAaggcctgctgccccagctgggctTGGCACCCTGTGTCCTGATTGGCCACAGCATGGGAGGCAAGACAGCTATGCTACTGGCACTGCAGAAG CCAGAGCTCGTGGACCGTCTGGTGGCCGTGGACATCAGCCCAGTGGAGACCACATCTGTCTCGGAGTTCAGAGCCTACCTGGCAGCCATGAGGGCTGTGGACATCCCAGGCCAGATGCCGCGCTCCCGTGCCCGCAAGCTGGCTGATGAGCAGCTCAGCCCCATTGTCCAG GATGTGGCTGTGCGCCAGTTCCTGCTCACCAACCTGGTGGAGGTGGATGGACGCTTCGTGTGGAGGGTGAACTTGGATGCACTGGCTCAGCACCTGGACAAGATCATGGCCTTCCCATCCCAGCAGGACCCCTACCCTGGACAGACCCTCTTCCTGCTTGGTGGAAACTCCCAGTTTGTACG CCCCGAACACCACGCCGAAATCCGGCGTCTGTTCCCTCGGGCCCAGCTACAGACTGTCCCTCACGCCGGACACTGGGTACACGCCGACCGCCCACAGGACTTCCTGGCCGCCATTCGGGGATTCCTGGCCTGA